One part of the uncultured Celeribacter sp. genome encodes these proteins:
- a CDS encoding ABC transporter substrate-binding protein, with translation MKKTLLTGVATLALVAGAAQAQDLAGQQLTIAGPWIGADQEMVEKVFDIFREETGVDLRYVGSDSFEQQIVIDAEAGSAPNIAIFPQPGLAADMASRGFLTPLADGTAEWMNENYAAGESWSALGTYAGPDGADHFYAFPYKVDVKSLVWYVPENFEDAGYDVPETMEELKALTQQIVDDGETPWCIGLGSGGATGWPATDWVEDMVLRTQPPEVYDQWVTNEIPFNDPRIVGAIEEFGWFARNDDFVSGGAGAVASTDFRDSPKGLFTSPPQCYLHRMASFIPAFFPEGTVLGEDADFFYFPAYAEKNLGKPVLGAGTLWAITNDSPAANAFIEFLQTTDAHEAWMKQKGFLTPYKAVDTSVFSDPTLKKMNDILLNATTFRFDGSDMMPGGVGAGAFWTGMVDYSGGADAEAVATEIQDAWDALK, from the coding sequence ATGAAAAAGACACTTCTTACTGGCGTGGCGACTTTGGCGCTCGTGGCCGGAGCTGCGCAGGCGCAGGATCTGGCGGGCCAGCAGTTGACCATTGCAGGGCCGTGGATCGGCGCTGACCAAGAGATGGTCGAAAAAGTATTTGATATTTTCCGCGAAGAGACCGGTGTGGACCTTCGCTATGTCGGCTCTGACAGCTTTGAACAGCAGATCGTGATCGACGCCGAGGCAGGCTCTGCCCCCAATATCGCGATCTTCCCGCAGCCGGGTCTGGCCGCTGACATGGCGTCGCGTGGCTTCCTCACGCCGCTGGCTGACGGCACTGCGGAATGGATGAATGAAAACTATGCCGCGGGCGAAAGCTGGAGTGCGCTGGGGACCTATGCCGGCCCCGATGGTGCCGATCATTTCTACGCCTTCCCCTATAAGGTTGATGTGAAGTCGCTGGTCTGGTACGTGCCGGAAAACTTCGAAGACGCCGGCTATGACGTTCCCGAAACCATGGAAGAGCTCAAGGCGCTGACCCAACAGATCGTCGATGACGGGGAAACCCCGTGGTGTATCGGTCTGGGATCCGGCGGTGCAACCGGCTGGCCGGCAACCGACTGGGTCGAAGACATGGTACTGCGCACGCAGCCGCCGGAAGTCTATGACCAATGGGTGACCAACGAGATCCCGTTCAACGATCCGCGGATCGTGGGGGCAATCGAGGAATTCGGTTGGTTTGCACGTAACGACGATTTCGTGTCCGGTGGCGCCGGTGCTGTGGCATCGACCGACTTCCGCGACAGCCCGAAGGGTCTGTTTACCTCGCCGCCGCAATGCTACCTGCACCGTATGGCCTCCTTCATCCCGGCCTTCTTCCCGGAAGGCACCGTGCTGGGTGAAGATGCGGACTTCTTCTACTTCCCGGCCTATGCCGAAAAAAATCTGGGCAAACCGGTTCTGGGGGCAGGGACGCTCTGGGCGATCACAAATGACAGCCCGGCTGCAAACGCGTTCATCGAGTTCCTGCAAACCACCGATGCTCACGAAGCCTGGATGAAGCAGAAAGGCTTCCTGACCCCGTACAAAGCCGTCGACACTTCGGTCTTCTCTGACCCGACGCTGAAGAAAATGAACGACATTCTTCTGAATGCGACGACTTTCCGCTTCGACGGTTCTGACATGATGCCGGGCGGCGTCGGTGCCGGTGCTTTCTGGACGGGTATGGTGGATTATTCCGGTGGTGCGGACGCGGAAGCGGTTGCAACCGAGATCCAGGACGCCTGGGACGCTCTGAAATAA
- a CDS encoding substrate-binding domain-containing protein has translation MNLKELSELLGLSQTTVSRALNGYPEVSEMTRKKVIKAAHAHSYTPNTRARGLATGRNHAVGHVIPLSTEHEVVNPVFTDFIAGASEIYSRENYDMHLTVVPDSDESDVYRKIAAKGSVDGVIVHGPKADDPRIRLLREIGMPFVVHGRSGSSDEDEYCWVDMNNTRAFERATEFLLDLGHRRIALLNGLETMDFAAKRRVGYRKALESRGLSEDPALCHTAEMTEEYGYAITNALLDIENPPTAFLCSSIIVGFGIRRAVDARGLKLGKDISLIIHDDDLSYLRNGSHEAIYTATRSSVRQAGRVCGELLMEQIANPKAPPRHVLMDADLIIGQTTGPAPHPPE, from the coding sequence ATGAATCTGAAGGAACTGTCTGAACTTCTGGGCCTGTCGCAAACAACGGTCTCGCGGGCATTGAACGGTTACCCAGAAGTTTCTGAAATGACGCGAAAAAAGGTCATCAAGGCCGCTCACGCGCACAGTTACACCCCCAACACCCGCGCCCGCGGACTGGCTACAGGACGCAACCACGCCGTCGGCCATGTCATCCCACTCTCTACCGAACACGAAGTGGTCAATCCGGTGTTTACCGACTTCATCGCCGGCGCCTCGGAAATCTATTCGCGCGAAAATTACGACATGCATCTTACCGTCGTGCCCGACAGCGACGAGTCGGATGTCTATCGCAAGATCGCCGCGAAAGGATCGGTCGACGGCGTCATCGTGCATGGCCCCAAGGCCGATGATCCGCGCATTCGCCTGCTACGCGAAATCGGCATGCCCTTCGTTGTGCACGGCCGCTCCGGATCCTCGGATGAAGACGAATATTGCTGGGTCGATATGAACAACACCCGTGCCTTCGAACGGGCGACCGAATTCCTGCTCGACCTCGGACATCGCCGGATCGCCCTATTGAACGGTCTGGAAACCATGGATTTCGCAGCCAAACGCCGTGTCGGCTACCGCAAGGCCCTCGAAAGCCGCGGGCTGAGCGAAGATCCTGCCCTGTGCCATACCGCAGAGATGACCGAAGAATACGGCTATGCCATAACCAACGCCTTGCTGGACATAGAAAATCCTCCGACGGCGTTTCTGTGTTCCTCGATCATCGTGGGCTTCGGGATACGCCGCGCGGTCGATGCGCGCGGGCTGAAGCTGGGCAAGGATATCTCGCTGATCATCCATGACGATGACCTGTCCTATCTGCGCAATGGATCCCATGAAGCCATCTATACCGCGACGCGCTCCTCGGTGCGGCAAGCCGGTCGGGTGTGTGGCGAACTTCTAATGGAGCAAATCGCCAATCCCAAAGCCCCGCCCCGCCATGTGCTGATGGATGCCGATCTGATCATCGGCCAGACTACAGGGCCTGCACCGCATCCCCCGGAGTGA
- a CDS encoding GH1 family beta-glucosidase, which yields MSTQSPLTRKDFPEGFTFGAATAAYQVEGHKFGGAGSTHWDTYAAGPGNVIGAEDGATACDQYHRYGEDMDLLAAGNFDAYRFSTSWARVLPEGRGQINAEGLDYYDRLTDAILERGMKPYQTLYHWEMPSALADRGGWTNPDVHKWFGDYVEIIDDKIGDRMESIATINEPWCVAFLSHFHGMHAPGLRDIRATARAMHHVLKAHGEAMSRLRARGRDNLGIVLNFEYARPASDSPEDLKAADIHDATYNRWFIQALTQGSYPEVALEGLGAHMPKGWESDMEAIRQPLDWLGVNYYTRNTHGHNPKSVTWPFTAPGEDLGRLATTQMGWEIYPEGLHHFLTRLKDSYVGDLPIFVTENGMAWDDHVKNGSVQDPERCDFIQQHLGAMKQALEDGVNLQGFFYWSLLDNYEWAFGYAKRFGIVHVDFETLQRTPKASYHMLKEMLKRT from the coding sequence ATGAGCACCCAAAGCCCCCTGACCCGCAAAGATTTCCCTGAAGGCTTTACCTTTGGCGCGGCCACCGCTGCCTATCAGGTCGAAGGTCATAAATTCGGCGGCGCCGGATCGACGCATTGGGATACCTATGCAGCAGGCCCTGGCAATGTGATCGGCGCAGAAGACGGCGCAACGGCCTGCGATCAATACCATCGCTACGGCGAAGACATGGACCTGCTGGCGGCGGGCAACTTTGATGCCTATCGGTTTTCAACCAGTTGGGCACGGGTCCTGCCCGAAGGGCGCGGCCAGATCAACGCCGAGGGACTGGACTATTACGACCGCCTGACGGATGCCATTCTGGAACGCGGCATGAAGCCCTACCAGACGCTGTATCACTGGGAAATGCCCTCGGCGCTGGCGGATCGTGGCGGCTGGACCAATCCCGATGTGCACAAATGGTTCGGCGACTATGTCGAAATCATCGACGATAAGATCGGCGACCGGATGGAAAGCATCGCGACGATCAATGAACCCTGGTGCGTGGCCTTCCTGTCGCATTTTCACGGCATGCATGCCCCCGGATTGCGCGACATCCGTGCCACGGCCCGCGCGATGCATCATGTGCTCAAGGCCCATGGCGAAGCCATGTCTCGCCTGCGCGCCCGGGGCCGCGACAATCTGGGCATCGTGCTGAATTTCGAATATGCCCGCCCGGCGTCTGACAGCCCGGAGGACCTGAAGGCCGCCGACATTCATGATGCCACCTACAACCGCTGGTTCATTCAGGCCCTGACACAAGGCAGCTACCCAGAGGTCGCGCTGGAGGGTCTTGGCGCCCATATGCCCAAGGGCTGGGAAAGCGACATGGAGGCCATTCGTCAGCCGCTCGACTGGCTGGGGGTGAATTATTACACCCGCAACACCCATGGCCATAACCCGAAGTCTGTCACATGGCCTTTCACTGCCCCAGGCGAGGATCTGGGCCGTCTTGCCACGACCCAAATGGGCTGGGAAATCTATCCCGAAGGCCTGCACCATTTCCTGACCCGGCTGAAAGACAGCTATGTGGGCGATCTGCCGATCTTCGTGACCGAAAACGGCATGGCCTGGGATGATCACGTCAAAAACGGTTCGGTTCAAGACCCGGAACGCTGTGATTTTATCCAGCAACACCTTGGTGCCATGAAACAGGCCCTCGAGGACGGTGTGAACCTGCAGGGCTTTTTCTACTGGTCGCTTTTGGACAACTATGAATGGGCCTTTGGCTATGCGAAACGCTTTGGCATCGTGCATGTCGACTTTGAAACGTTGCAGCGCACCCCCAAAGCCTCTTATCACATGCTCAAAGAGATGCTGAAACGGACCTGA
- a CDS encoding glucokinase has protein sequence MSQHPADTLTLVADIGGTNTRVALADGVRLLPDTIRRYSNRKFPGLESVLRQYIAEEGDVDCKGACVAVAGPVRDGVGTMTNLDWTIDSDTLRRATHAEHVSILNDLQAQGHALGFVSDDNIRPVIPGPKAAPDAVRLVVGVGTGFNAAPVFETGNGRFVAPSECGHANLPIRNDQELALCNFVETAHGFPAVEDVLSGRGLERVYLFLGTQSGEAYEKSAADIMAAVEAGDDPRATEAARLFVKILGTVVGNLSLVQLPFGGVYLVGGVARHITPYLERFGFAEAFRDKGRFAGFMNNFSVSAIEDDYAALTGCASHLHKLYP, from the coding sequence ATGAGCCAACACCCTGCCGACACCCTGACCCTCGTCGCCGATATCGGTGGCACCAACACCCGCGTGGCTCTGGCCGATGGGGTGCGGCTGTTGCCGGACACCATCCGGCGCTATTCCAATCGCAAGTTTCCCGGTCTGGAAAGCGTTCTGCGCCAGTATATCGCCGAAGAAGGGGACGTGGATTGCAAAGGCGCCTGCGTCGCCGTCGCTGGCCCGGTGCGCGACGGTGTCGGCACCATGACCAATCTGGACTGGACCATCGACAGCGACACCCTGCGCCGGGCCACCCATGCCGAACATGTCTCGATCCTGAACGACCTGCAGGCGCAGGGGCACGCGCTCGGCTTCGTCTCGGACGACAACATCCGCCCCGTGATCCCCGGGCCGAAGGCCGCCCCCGATGCCGTGCGGCTGGTGGTGGGCGTTGGCACTGGTTTCAATGCCGCGCCGGTGTTTGAAACCGGCAACGGGCGCTTTGTCGCCCCCTCGGAATGCGGCCATGCCAATCTACCGATCCGCAACGACCAGGAACTTGCGTTGTGCAACTTCGTGGAGACCGCACACGGGTTCCCTGCCGTCGAAGATGTGCTGTCCGGGCGGGGACTGGAGCGCGTCTATCTCTTCCTCGGCACCCAGTCCGGCGAGGCCTATGAGAAATCAGCGGCCGACATCATGGCTGCCGTCGAAGCTGGAGACGACCCGCGCGCCACAGAGGCCGCGCGCCTGTTCGTCAAGATCCTCGGCACGGTCGTCGGCAACCTGTCGCTGGTGCAACTGCCCTTTGGCGGGGTTTATCTCGTCGGCGGTGTCGCGCGCCACATCACCCCCTATCTGGAACGGTTCGGGTTTGCCGAAGCCTTCCGTGATAAAGGTCGCTTTGCAGGCTTCATGAACAATTTCTCTGTGTCGGCCATCGAAGACGATTATGCCGCACTGACCGGCTGCGCCTCGCATCTGCATAAACTCTATCCCTGA